The following proteins are encoded in a genomic region of Sphingopyxis sp. YF1:
- a CDS encoding enoyl-CoA hydratase-related protein, producing MDQGHDVVLYAARRGVARITLNRPDRLNASNGELSRGLTAAFTRAAADPEVRVILLAGAGRAFCAGADLQVLGELSDDASAPNSGSGGLRYDGLMLLPKPVIAAIHGPCAGIGLALACAADIRIAAADAVFVAPFAKLGLCAEGGLAWSLSRLIGPGNAAEMLMSARRVGAEEAYAKGLVSRILPREGFAAAALACAIELAGNAPTSFAMMKAQLREAAGEDFETARTSAAALTRATLDASDFREALAAKREGRAPRFAPVAAPFAPPVSTE from the coding sequence ATGGATCAGGGGCACGACGTCGTCCTTTACGCGGCCAGGCGCGGGGTCGCGCGGATCACGCTCAATCGTCCCGACCGGCTGAATGCGTCGAACGGCGAGCTGTCGCGCGGGCTGACCGCGGCGTTCACGCGCGCGGCGGCCGATCCCGAGGTGCGCGTCATCCTGCTGGCGGGGGCGGGACGCGCCTTTTGCGCCGGGGCGGATTTGCAGGTGCTGGGCGAATTGTCCGACGACGCTTCGGCGCCCAATTCGGGATCGGGCGGGCTGCGCTACGACGGGCTGATGCTGCTCCCCAAACCGGTGATCGCGGCGATCCACGGACCGTGCGCGGGGATCGGCCTCGCGCTCGCCTGTGCCGCCGATATCCGGATCGCCGCCGCAGATGCGGTGTTCGTCGCGCCTTTCGCGAAGCTCGGGCTGTGCGCCGAGGGCGGGCTCGCCTGGTCGCTGTCGCGACTGATCGGACCGGGGAATGCCGCCGAAATGCTGATGAGCGCGCGGCGCGTCGGTGCGGAGGAGGCCTATGCCAAGGGGCTGGTGTCGCGGATATTGCCGCGCGAGGGGTTCGCGGCGGCGGCGCTGGCCTGTGCGATCGAGCTTGCGGGGAATGCGCCGACGAGCTTTGCGATGATGAAAGCGCAGTTGCGCGAGGCGGCGGGCGAGGATTTCGAGACCGCGCGCACGAGCGCCGCGGCGCTGACACGCGCGACGCTCGATGCATCCGATTTCAGGGAAGCGCTGGCGGCGAAGCGTGAGGGGCGGGCGCCGCGCTTCGCGCCGGTCGCGGCGCCCTTCGCGCCGCCGGTCAGCACAGAATAG
- a CDS encoding acyl-CoA dehydrogenase family protein: MNFLLSDDQIAFLSAIEDLLRDRCDPLRVHRIFDVEGDAQVDADLWAALVEMGVPAMFVPEAYGGLGLEMVDLAIVTELLGAYAAPVPWLGHALASVAIALAGSEAQKAAWLPRIASGEILATVAFGEGKGVWFPGEWQTSAAGGSLTGSKVLVPNAAEADLIVVGVVEGLALVEKGAAWRTDRIDSGDRTRPVDTVLFDGAKAELLADGPETRDRLADAAAVLVAADAFGGAEHCVKMSTDYAKVREQYGQPVAAFQGLRYQLVAMALATEPARGLYWYAAHAWDKLPDKAAHAAAQAKAHLTDTYLQITRDTVEAHGGIGFTWEHDTHIYMKRAMLDWAWMGSPGRHRLRAADFAGW, encoded by the coding sequence ATGAACTTCCTTCTGTCCGACGACCAGATCGCCTTCCTGTCGGCGATCGAGGATCTGCTGCGCGACCGCTGCGATCCGCTCCGCGTCCACAGGATCTTCGACGTCGAGGGCGACGCGCAGGTCGACGCCGATCTTTGGGCGGCGCTCGTCGAAATGGGCGTGCCCGCGATGTTCGTGCCCGAGGCCTATGGCGGGCTGGGGCTGGAGATGGTCGATCTGGCGATCGTGACCGAACTGCTCGGCGCCTATGCCGCGCCGGTACCCTGGCTCGGCCATGCGCTGGCGAGCGTCGCGATCGCGCTGGCGGGCAGCGAGGCGCAGAAGGCGGCGTGGCTCCCCCGCATCGCGTCGGGCGAAATCCTCGCCACCGTGGCGTTCGGCGAGGGGAAGGGCGTCTGGTTCCCGGGCGAATGGCAAACCAGCGCGGCGGGCGGCAGCCTGACCGGCAGCAAGGTGCTGGTGCCCAACGCCGCGGAGGCCGATCTGATCGTCGTCGGCGTCGTCGAAGGGCTGGCGCTGGTCGAGAAGGGGGCCGCCTGGCGTACGGACCGGATCGACAGCGGCGACCGCACGCGGCCGGTCGATACCGTCCTGTTCGACGGCGCGAAGGCCGAATTGCTGGCGGACGGGCCGGAGACCCGCGACCGGCTCGCCGATGCCGCGGCGGTGCTGGTGGCGGCCGATGCCTTCGGCGGGGCCGAGCATTGCGTGAAGATGTCGACCGACTATGCCAAGGTGCGCGAGCAGTACGGCCAGCCGGTCGCGGCGTTTCAGGGGCTGCGCTACCAGCTCGTCGCGATGGCGCTGGCGACCGAACCGGCGCGCGGGCTTTACTGGTACGCCGCGCACGCGTGGGATAAATTGCCCGACAAGGCGGCGCATGCCGCCGCGCAGGCCAAGGCGCACCTGACCGACACCTATCTCCAGATCACGCGCGACACGGTCGAGGCGCATGGCGGCATCGGCTTCACCTGGGAGCATGATACGCATATCTATATGAAGCGGGCGATGCTCGACTGGGCGTGGATGGGGTCGCCGGGCCGGCACCGGCTGCGCGCGGCCGATTTTGCGGGCTGGTAG
- a CDS encoding NADH:flavin oxidoreductase, producing MDDRIAPLFTPFALRSLRLANRIVMAPMTRGFSPAGIPGTDVAAYYVRRADTGLILTEGVGVDHPAALGGSGVDGDNAPHMYGKAALEGWRALVDAVHAAGGVIMPQLWHQGVMREMGTGPHPDVESVRPSGLWGPLDRTAMVSPAYMETVAARPGRPMSDTEIGDVIAGFARSARWAMEVGFDGIAIHGAHGYMIDNFLWEGTNRRADRWGGDHRERAAFAAELVRAVRREIGPDPAINFRFSQWKQQDVRARLAETPQQLEEILGPIAGAGVDIFDGSQRYFDKAEFDGSPLNLAGWAKKLTGKASQTVGGVGLNSGVYDSKKTGGSGAAVENVHKVAERLARGEFDLVGVGRAIMHDPHWTRRIREGEELLPFDEGSRLVLT from the coding sequence ATGGACGACCGCATCGCTCCCCTCTTCACACCCTTCGCCCTGCGCTCGCTGCGCCTCGCGAACCGGATCGTGATGGCGCCGATGACGCGCGGCTTTTCGCCTGCCGGGATCCCCGGAACCGACGTCGCTGCCTATTATGTCCGCCGTGCCGACACCGGGCTGATCCTGACCGAAGGCGTCGGGGTCGATCATCCCGCGGCGCTCGGCGGCAGCGGCGTCGACGGCGACAACGCCCCGCACATGTATGGCAAGGCCGCGCTCGAGGGCTGGCGCGCGCTGGTCGACGCGGTGCACGCCGCGGGGGGCGTCATCATGCCGCAGCTCTGGCACCAGGGCGTGATGCGCGAAATGGGGACCGGCCCCCATCCCGACGTCGAATCGGTACGCCCCTCGGGACTCTGGGGGCCGCTCGACCGCACGGCGATGGTCTCGCCCGCCTATATGGAAACCGTGGCGGCCCGGCCCGGCCGGCCGATGTCCGACACCGAGATCGGCGACGTGATCGCCGGTTTCGCGCGCAGCGCGCGCTGGGCGATGGAGGTCGGTTTCGACGGCATCGCGATCCACGGCGCCCATGGTTACATGATCGACAATTTCCTGTGGGAAGGAACCAACCGGCGCGCCGACCGCTGGGGCGGCGACCACAGGGAGCGCGCCGCCTTCGCCGCGGAACTCGTCCGCGCGGTACGCCGTGAGATCGGCCCCGATCCCGCGATCAATTTCCGCTTCTCGCAATGGAAGCAACAGGACGTACGCGCGCGCCTCGCCGAAACCCCGCAGCAGCTCGAAGAGATACTCGGCCCCATCGCCGGCGCGGGAGTCGATATCTTCGACGGCAGCCAGCGCTATTTCGACAAGGCCGAATTCGACGGATCGCCGCTGAACCTCGCCGGCTGGGCAAAGAAACTGACCGGCAAGGCGTCGCAGACCGTCGGCGGCGTGGGTCTCAATTCGGGGGTCTATGATTCGAAGAAGACCGGTGGCTCGGGCGCGGCGGTCGAGAATGTCCACAAGGTCGCCGAACGCCTCGCACGCGGGGAATTCGACCTCGTCGGCGTCGGCCGCGCGATCATGCACGACCCGCACTGGACGCGCCGCATCCGCGAAGGCGAGGAACTGCTGCCCTTCGACGAAGGATCGCGGCTGGTCCTGACATAA
- a CDS encoding serine hydrolase domain-containing protein has product MSTVDDSGVRTAIRSAIDAGHEQAVHVVAYHGGRQVIDVWDGLAAPASGRRAAADTLYNVYSVTKAVAATALHIQAERGHLDYDAPIADYWPEFAQNGKAAATVRHALTHRAGVPLMPEGVTPEKMCDWNYMTGAIAAMEPLAPPGEKTLYQSMTFGWIVGEIVRRSDPKGRDFRQFVLDEINAPLGLRDLWIGIPDDVADRVAVMSNRNENDPPPPAATLYARSMPSAVDLVPPVFARPDVQRATIAGVGGIFNARDEARFWAMLAGGGELDGVRLLSAARVAGFSNIRDNGDEPDPVMFGIPIPISTGGYWLGGPRVSSPRAIWHPGAGGSLGWADPDQNLAVAVCHNRMFNARDPKDDPILPISQAVVAALGLEWKS; this is encoded by the coding sequence GTGAGCACCGTCGACGACAGCGGCGTCCGTACCGCGATCCGTTCCGCGATCGACGCGGGGCATGAGCAGGCGGTGCATGTCGTCGCCTATCACGGCGGGCGGCAGGTCATCGACGTCTGGGACGGCCTCGCCGCCCCCGCTTCGGGACGCCGGGCCGCCGCCGATACGCTCTACAACGTCTATTCGGTGACCAAGGCGGTCGCCGCGACCGCGCTCCACATTCAGGCCGAGCGCGGCCATCTCGATTATGACGCGCCGATCGCCGACTATTGGCCCGAATTTGCGCAGAACGGCAAGGCGGCGGCGACGGTGCGCCACGCACTCACCCACCGTGCCGGCGTTCCACTGATGCCCGAGGGCGTAACCCCGGAAAAAATGTGCGACTGGAACTATATGACCGGCGCGATCGCCGCGATGGAACCGCTCGCGCCGCCGGGCGAAAAGACGCTCTATCAGTCGATGACCTTCGGCTGGATCGTCGGCGAGATCGTTCGCAGGAGCGATCCAAAGGGCCGCGACTTCCGCCAGTTCGTGCTCGACGAAATCAACGCGCCGCTGGGCCTTCGGGACCTGTGGATCGGCATCCCCGACGACGTCGCCGACCGCGTCGCGGTCATGTCGAACCGCAACGAAAACGACCCGCCGCCACCCGCCGCGACGCTCTACGCGCGTTCGATGCCCTCGGCGGTCGACCTCGTTCCGCCCGTCTTCGCGCGGCCCGATGTGCAGCGCGCCACGATCGCCGGTGTCGGCGGTATCTTCAACGCCCGCGACGAAGCGCGCTTCTGGGCGATGCTCGCGGGGGGCGGTGAACTGGACGGCGTGCGCCTCCTCTCTGCCGCCCGCGTCGCCGGCTTTTCGAATATCCGCGACAATGGCGACGAACCCGATCCGGTGATGTTCGGCATCCCGATCCCGATCAGCACGGGCGGCTACTGGCTCGGCGGTCCCCGCGTCAGCAGCCCGCGCGCGATCTGGCATCCCGGCGCCGGCGGCTCGCTCGGCTGGGCCGACCCCGACCAGAATCTCGCCGTGGCCGTGTGCCACAACCGCATGTTCAACGCGCGCGATCCCAAGGACGATCCGATCCTGCCGATCTCGCAAGCCGTCGTCGCCGCGCTCGGCCTGGAGTGGAAATCATGA
- a CDS encoding acyl-CoA dehydrogenase family protein produces the protein MELGFGAEYDSFRQEVRDFIAAHWPPADGELKSRENERAFVIAAIERGYMHRAIPKRFGGSEQEPDIAKAEIIREELTRARAPAGRIPGNGLVVPTLLEWGTEEQKARFIAPTLRGDIVWAQGFSEPNAGSDLAALRTRAELVGDIWIINGQKIWTTHAHKATHMFCLVRTEPDASKHGGISYLLVDIRQPGVTVRPLVQMTRQKEFNEVFFDNAETPADMLVGERGKGWNVTRSTLKHERSGIATMTWSLSMFRDLVKLAKEVERNGAPAIRDPRIREELAAIEGELMSLTYSTYRATSHDIHGRDIGWFQTMPKLYMTELAGRIAKLARDIVEDDFTDMGGARLKWIERFMISLSMSIAGGTSNIQRNIIAERSLGLPRDKVQGAGA, from the coding sequence ATGGAACTGGGGTTCGGCGCCGAATATGATTCGTTCCGGCAGGAGGTGCGCGATTTCATCGCGGCGCACTGGCCCCCCGCCGACGGCGAGCTGAAGTCGCGCGAGAATGAACGCGCGTTCGTGATCGCGGCGATCGAGCGCGGCTACATGCATCGCGCGATCCCCAAGCGCTTCGGCGGCAGCGAGCAGGAGCCCGATATCGCCAAGGCGGAGATCATCCGCGAGGAACTGACCCGCGCGCGCGCGCCGGCGGGGCGCATCCCGGGCAACGGGCTGGTCGTGCCCACCCTGCTCGAATGGGGAACCGAGGAGCAGAAAGCGCGCTTCATCGCCCCGACGCTGCGCGGCGATATCGTCTGGGCGCAGGGCTTTTCGGAGCCGAACGCCGGATCCGACCTCGCGGCACTGCGCACCCGCGCCGAACTGGTCGGCGACATATGGATTATCAACGGCCAGAAGATCTGGACCACGCATGCGCACAAGGCGACGCACATGTTCTGCCTCGTGCGCACCGAGCCCGACGCGTCGAAGCACGGCGGCATTTCCTATCTGCTCGTCGATATCCGTCAGCCCGGCGTCACCGTGCGTCCGCTGGTCCAGATGACGCGGCAGAAGGAATTCAACGAGGTCTTTTTCGACAATGCCGAAACCCCGGCCGACATGCTGGTCGGTGAGCGCGGCAAGGGATGGAACGTCACGCGGTCGACGCTCAAGCACGAACGCTCGGGCATCGCGACGATGACCTGGAGCCTGTCGATGTTCCGCGACCTGGTGAAGCTGGCGAAGGAGGTCGAACGGAACGGCGCGCCGGCGATCAGGGACCCGCGCATCCGCGAGGAACTGGCGGCGATCGAAGGCGAACTGATGTCGCTCACCTACTCGACCTACCGCGCGACGTCGCACGATATCCACGGCCGCGACATCGGCTGGTTCCAGACGATGCCCAAGCTTTACATGACCGAACTCGCGGGGCGCATCGCGAAACTGGCGCGCGATATCGTCGAGGATGATTTCACCGACATGGGCGGTGCGCGGCTCAAATGGATCGAGCGCTTCATGATCTCGCTGTCGATGTCGATCGCGGGCGGCACCTCGAACATCCAGCGCAACATCATCGCGGAGCGCAGCCTGGGCCTGCCGCGCGACAAGGTGCAGGGAGCGGGCGCATGA
- a CDS encoding cytochrome P450, whose translation MPQTVAVPDNVPAELVVDFDFYTLAGKAEDIQLAWAELHKGPDIVWTPHYGGYWIATRAEDIKVMQVDHDHFSHNEFDIPLNPDRVKSIPLSLDPPQHTPYRKLLMAGFTPAKVKQYSEVARDTARDLVAKLKPRGECEFIDEFAKVLPINVFLTMMGLPLEDRDFLLPRAEIAVRSNDVDLKTRTQMELAGYLMGHIESRKATPQDDLLGMIVNGEVEERPLTPHEIMAMSLLVLVGGLDTVASQLGFVAHFLAKNPGHRRELVDNPKLIQTACEEFLRRYGLPNTARQLTMDYDYKGIRFKKGDMIQMPKCLYGLDDRINADPTVVDFHRKPSEIKHAAFGAGPHVCPGNVLARRELIVFLEEWLPAIPDFELDPARPPVFAAGSVNGVDKLYLKWAVQ comes from the coding sequence ATGCCGCAGACGGTCGCGGTGCCGGACAATGTTCCGGCCGAACTGGTGGTCGATTTCGATTTCTACACGCTGGCCGGCAAGGCCGAGGATATCCAGCTCGCGTGGGCCGAGCTGCACAAGGGACCCGACATCGTCTGGACCCCGCACTACGGCGGCTACTGGATCGCGACCCGCGCCGAAGATATCAAGGTGATGCAGGTCGACCACGACCATTTCAGCCACAATGAATTCGACATTCCGCTCAACCCCGACCGGGTGAAGTCGATCCCGCTGTCGCTCGATCCGCCGCAGCACACCCCCTACCGCAAGCTGCTGATGGCCGGCTTCACGCCCGCCAAGGTCAAGCAATATTCGGAAGTCGCGCGCGACACCGCCAGGGATCTGGTGGCGAAGCTCAAACCGCGCGGCGAATGCGAGTTCATCGACGAATTCGCCAAGGTTCTGCCGATCAACGTCTTTCTGACGATGATGGGCCTGCCGCTGGAGGATCGCGACTTCCTGCTCCCCCGTGCCGAGATCGCGGTGCGCAGCAACGACGTCGATCTCAAGACGCGAACCCAGATGGAACTCGCGGGCTATCTGATGGGGCATATCGAAAGCCGCAAGGCGACCCCGCAGGACGATCTGCTCGGCATGATCGTGAACGGCGAGGTCGAGGAACGGCCGCTGACCCCGCACGAGATCATGGCGATGTCGCTGCTCGTGCTGGTCGGCGGTCTCGATACCGTCGCGTCGCAATTGGGCTTCGTTGCGCATTTCCTTGCAAAGAACCCCGGTCATCGCCGCGAACTGGTCGACAATCCGAAGTTGATCCAGACCGCCTGCGAGGAATTCCTGCGTCGCTACGGCCTGCCCAACACCGCGCGGCAGCTGACGATGGATTATGATTACAAGGGGATACGCTTCAAAAAGGGCGACATGATCCAGATGCCGAAGTGCCTCTATGGCCTCGACGACCGGATCAATGCGGATCCGACGGTGGTCGATTTCCACCGCAAGCCTTCGGAGATCAAGCACGCCGCCTTCGGCGCCGGGCCGCACGTCTGCCCCGGCAATGTGCTCGCGCGGCGCGAACTGATCGTTTTCCTCGAGGAATGGCTGCCCGCAATCCCCGATTTCGAGCTCGACCCCGCCCGCCCCCCGGTCTTCGCCGCGGGCAGCGTCAATGGCGTCGACAAGCTCTATCTGAAATGGGCGGTGCAGTGA
- a CDS encoding nuclear transport factor 2 family protein encodes MSSDDANRIERLERVEAQLAIQQLAARYARAVDSRNLADLGELFAPQTRFGDHGSGPEGARAFYAPVLAGFYRSFHQIAGHIITDIAADSARGTVYCRAEHEDGDHWIVNLMVYFDRYARVDGQWHFLGRRPRFLFVGDPREAPRSLDFNKWPGREDRFACELPQSDESWGDYWAHHADERSRVTSLP; translated from the coding sequence ATGAGCAGCGACGATGCGAACCGGATCGAACGGCTCGAGCGCGTGGAGGCCCAACTCGCGATCCAGCAGCTTGCGGCGCGCTATGCCCGCGCGGTCGACAGCCGCAACCTCGCGGACCTCGGCGAATTGTTCGCGCCGCAAACGCGTTTTGGCGATCATGGGAGCGGGCCGGAGGGCGCGCGCGCCTTCTACGCACCGGTGCTCGCGGGCTTCTATCGCAGCTTTCACCAGATCGCCGGCCACATCATCACCGATATCGCCGCCGACAGCGCGCGCGGCACGGTCTATTGCCGCGCCGAGCATGAGGATGGCGACCACTGGATCGTCAACCTGATGGTCTATTTCGACCGTTATGCCCGCGTCGACGGGCAGTGGCATTTCCTCGGCCGTCGCCCGCGCTTCCTGTTCGTCGGCGATCCGCGCGAGGCGCCGCGATCGCTCGACTTCAACAAATGGCCGGGCCGCGAGGATCGCTTCGCCTGCGAACTGCCGCAGTCGGACGAAAGCTGGGGCGATTATTGGGCGCACCATGCGGATGAACGGAGCAGGGTGACGAGCCTGCCCTGA
- a CDS encoding cytochrome P450 gives MTVMPRLEDLEDKSFDPFLIEKLSTGDCPDPYPRIHELREQGPVVEGSYRKQFTDVPDVQMGHLPQVMVLGYDAVMKVLTQPEIFRNKEAFEHNLGRSFGNTITVMDAPIHTRYRKIFQKAFLPQVVAQWGETVVDPVVNRLMGEFLGRGEADLIEEFTHHYPFQVIYAQVELDPAQAPVFHKLAIAQILSSIGAPQGPEASTKLGTFFGALLAEKRRNPGTDLISHLATVEADGERLPDDVLISFLRQLMNAGGDTTYRGTSVLLTGLLTHPDQLAAVTADRSLIPQAIDEALRWEGPVSSTFRYAAQDTEIEGVPIKAGTYINTVLASANRDPRKFENPDKFDIFRSRSTRHVAFASGPHLCIGQHLARVEMTRALNAILDKLPNLRLAPDKPAPAIKGHLLRVPEHLWVRFDR, from the coding sequence ATGACCGTCATGCCCCGCCTCGAAGATCTTGAGGACAAGAGCTTCGATCCCTTCCTGATCGAGAAACTGTCGACCGGCGACTGCCCCGATCCTTATCCGCGCATCCACGAACTGCGCGAACAGGGTCCGGTGGTCGAGGGCAGCTATCGCAAGCAGTTCACCGACGTCCCCGACGTCCAGATGGGGCATCTGCCGCAGGTGATGGTGCTCGGCTACGACGCCGTGATGAAGGTGCTGACCCAGCCCGAAATCTTCCGCAACAAGGAGGCGTTCGAGCATAATCTCGGGCGCTCCTTCGGCAACACCATCACCGTGATGGACGCGCCGATCCACACCCGATACCGCAAGATTTTCCAAAAGGCCTTCCTGCCCCAAGTCGTTGCGCAATGGGGCGAAACCGTCGTCGATCCGGTGGTGAACCGGCTGATGGGCGAATTTCTGGGTCGCGGCGAGGCCGACCTGATCGAGGAATTCACCCACCATTATCCGTTCCAGGTCATCTATGCGCAGGTCGAACTCGACCCGGCGCAGGCGCCGGTGTTCCACAAGCTCGCGATCGCGCAGATTCTCTCGTCGATCGGCGCGCCGCAGGGGCCCGAAGCGAGCACCAAGCTCGGAACCTTCTTCGGCGCGCTGCTCGCCGAAAAGCGCCGCAACCCCGGCACCGACCTGATCAGCCACCTCGCCACGGTCGAGGCCGACGGTGAGCGGCTGCCCGACGATGTGCTCATCTCCTTCCTCCGCCAGTTGATGAACGCGGGCGGCGACACCACCTATCGCGGGACGAGCGTGCTGCTCACCGGGCTGCTCACCCATCCCGACCAGCTCGCGGCGGTGACCGCGGACCGCAGCCTGATCCCGCAGGCGATCGACGAGGCCCTGCGCTGGGAGGGGCCCGTTTCCTCGACCTTCCGCTACGCCGCACAGGATACCGAGATCGAGGGCGTGCCGATCAAGGCGGGCACCTATATCAACACCGTGCTCGCCTCGGCGAACCGCGACCCGCGCAAGTTCGAAAACCCCGACAAATTCGACATCTTCCGCAGCCGCTCGACCCGCCATGTCGCCTTCGCCAGCGGCCCGCATCTGTGCATTGGCCAGCATCTCGCGCGCGTCGAGATGACCCGCGCGCTCAACGCGATCCTCGACAAATTGCCGAACCTGCGGCTCGCCCCCGACAAGCCGGCACCCGCGATCAAGGGGCACCTGCTGCGCGTGCCCGAACATCTGTGGGTCAGGTTCGACCGCTGA
- a CDS encoding rubredoxin has product MKKWMCMNCGWIYEQELGDPAGEIEPGTAWEDIPDDWKCPDCGALKAEFDMVEI; this is encoded by the coding sequence ATGAAGAAATGGATGTGCATGAACTGCGGCTGGATCTACGAGCAGGAACTCGGCGACCCGGCCGGCGAGATCGAACCCGGCACCGCGTGGGAAGACATTCCCGACGACTGGAAGTGCCCCGACTGCGGCGCGCTGAAGGCCGAATTCGACATGGTCGAGATCTGA